The genomic window cccggctgccggcggcgacaccgtCTGCGATGGCGACAACCAAGGCCTCAaggacgcggtgaacgccTGCCTGTCGGTGGTGccgagcggcgaggcgtgCTGCTCGACGGACCCGGACTGCACCgacccgagctcggcgcggtgcagGAGCGCGGGGTGCGTGGACATGCCGGATTGGGACACGAGCCTCGTGACGGACATGTCGAAGCTTTTCCTGGATTGCTCCAGTGGCGATTCGTGgtgcgggggcgtcgccttTAACTCGAGCTCATTCAACGAAGACATCGGCGGGTGGAATACCTCCAAGGTCACGAGCATGATGCAAATGTTccgtggcgccgccgcgttcaatcaaccCATCGGCTCCTGGAAAACCTCGCAGGTCACGAACATGGGTGCCATGTTCTAtgacaccgccgcgttcaatcaagccatcggctcgtgggatacctcgcAGGTCACAAACATGGGGCACATGTtccttggcgccgccgcgttcaatcaagccatcggctcgtgggatacctcgcAGGTCACGAACATGTGGCACATGTTcgaaaacgccgccgcgttcaatcagGACATCACCGGATGGAGCAACGCATCGCTGACCCTCTTCAACGACATGTTCACCGGTGCCACCGCGTGGCTCGAtcggctcgagcgccgcgacggatccACCGCCGGTCCGCCGAGCGAGTGGTACGTCGGGCCTCCCgacagcgccgcgctcaaggacgcgatcgccgggtGTCTATCGGCGGTAccgagcggcgaggcgtgCTGCTCGACGGACTCGAACTGCGCCAACTGGGTTAATGACCTGAACGACCCACCGCGATGCGGGGTCTTGGGGTGCGTGGACATGCCGGACTGGGACGTGTCGCGGGTTACAGACATGTCGGAGCTGTTCAGATCCAAGGCTcagttcaacgcggacatcTCGGCGTGGAACACCTCCAAGGTCACGGACATAAGTTACATGTTcactgacgccgccgcgttcaatcaagccatcggctcgtgggatacctcgcAGGTCACGAATATGGTGAACATGTTCaatggcgccgccgcgttcaatcaaccCATCGGCTCCTGGAAAACCTCGCAGGTCACGAGCATGTCGGGTATGTTCtggggcgccgccgtgttCAATCAagccatcggctcgtgggatacctcgcAGGTCACAAGCATGTGGTACATGTTCaatggcgccgccgcgttcaaccAAGCCATCGGCTCCTGGGATACCTCCAAGGTCACGAGCATGTCGGGTATGTTctggggcggcgccgtgttCAATCAagccatcggctcgtgggatacctcgcAGGTCACGAGCATGTGGTACATGTTctatggcgccgccgcgttcaatcaaccCATCGGCTTGTGGGATACCTCCAAGGTCACGAACATGTGGAACATGTTctatggcgccgccgcgttctaCCAGGACATCTCTGGCTGGAGCAACGCCTCGCTGACCACCTCCACCGCGATGTTCGCCGGTGCCACCGCGTGGCTCGATCGGCTCGAGCGAGTCGACGGATCCACCGACGGCCCGATCAGCCAGTGGGTCCACATGCCGTGCCTGGTGGACGAGCGGGCGCAGTCCGGGTGGTGCGTGCCGTGCGGCGGCATGTTCTCTctgaacgccgccggcgacgacccggctgccggcggcgacaccgtCTGCGATGGCGACAACCAAGGCCTCAaggacgcggtgaacgccTGCCTGTCGGTGGTGccgagcggcgaggcgtgCTGCTCGACGGACCCGGACTGCACCGATCCGAGCTCGGCTCGGTGCGGGAGCGCGGGGTGCGTGGACATGCCGGATTGGGACGTGTCGCTGGTGACGGACATGTCGGAGCTGTTCAGATCCAAGGCTCAGTTCAACGCGAACATCTCGGCGTGGAACACCTCGCAGGTTACGAACATGCAGACCATGTTccgtggcgccgccgcgttcaatcaaccCATCGACTCCTGGAAAACCTCGCAGGTCACGAACATGGTGAACATGTTCaatggcgccgccgcgttcaatcaacccatcggctcgtgggatacctccaAGGTCACGAGCATGTGGGAAATGTTCCGTGGCACTGCCACGTTCAATCAAcccatcggctcgtgggatacctcgcAGGTCACAAGCATGGCGCACATGTTCCGAGAAACCAccgcgttcaatcaacccatcggctcgtgggatacctccaAGGTCACGAGCATGGGGTCCATGTTcagtgccgccgccgcattcAATCAagccatcggctcgtgggatacctccaAGGTCACGAACATGGTGTACACTTTCTTTAATGCCGCCGCCTTCTACCAGGACATCACCGGCTGGAGCAGCGCGGCCAGCTCCACCGGGATGTTcagcggcgccaccgcgtggcTTGatcggctcgagcgcgtcgacggatcCACCGACGGCCCGATCAGCCAGTGGGTTCACAAGCCGTGCTTGATTGACGAGCGGGCGCAGTCCGGGTGGTGCGTGCCGTGTGGGCCGAACTTCATAAACGACAAAGGGGACATCCCGGCTGACGGCGACACGACGTGCGACGAGATGACGTGCTGTCAGGCAAAGATGAAAAGGTTCGGCATGATCATCAAGAGGAAGCCCTAGAATCCTCACTTGTTGTACAATCCTCACTTGTCAGCTTGTAGAATCCTCACTTGTTCCATGGTGTACGACAACGGCGAGACCTTCTGGGACTCGTTCCACATCGTCGTGCGGGAGCAGATCTGCAACTCACGcatcgaacgcgtccgcgtcgttctCTTCTTGCCGCGCCCGGTTCGGCCTCgaccccgcgtccgccctcgcgaacgccacccttcgcgagcgagcgccTTCCTTCACAAAcgtccgcgcctcgcgcccctgcccccgccccgtctcccgccccgtcccccgcccccgcctcgcgaCACCTCCCTCATCTTTTTCTtctccgcgcggacggcgagcggaGGCAGCGTCTCGTCGGGACCCGTGGGTAGCGTCTCCCcgagctcagcctccacctccgctCGAAGGTCCCTGAGCACCTTCACCTGCGCCAGCTTCTGCGGGCTCAGTATGTCCCAGTATATCCCCTCGGGTTTCGCCGGCTGCGCGGCTTTATCGATCCAGAtggtcctcgtcggcgtcacgATGAGATCGACGGGCACGTCGTGTCTCAGCAGCCTGCGCGTgtcgatctcgccgccgtcgagcagcTGAGTGTCGTGCACCGTCGTCACCACAAGCGTCGACTCGTCAATCGTCCCCATCATCCGCATGATGGCGtactcgagctcggcgaaccCCTCACCCTTgccgagcctcgcgcccgaTCTCACGTCCACGGCGCACGAGCCAATCACGAGTAGGTCGCACTTCCGTCCGTCGCGCATCTCGTCCAGGGAGAGGGGCAcgccgtgcgacgcgacCCCCGCGGAGGTGCAGCACTTCTtgagcacctccgcgtcggcggcgattgcCGGGACGAGTTCCTCGGAGAGGATGGAGAAGAATCCCGTCCTCAGCCTGGGCTGCGGTGTCATGAGGGTCTTGCCAGCCTCGAGCACCGCCCTGCGCACCGCCTTCTGCGGGGTGTCCGGGTTCACCTTGACGCACTTCGCGTCCTTGAAGCACTGGAGCGCCGtgaggttcgcggcggccttgTCCGCGTTGACGAAATTTGGGATGCGGTGGTGGACGGGCCTCGGAAACTGCGCCACGTTGGTGTCCTCCATCCGGTCCCATATCCGCTTGCGGATGGCCCACTTCCACTCGCCGTGAGggtcgtcccgcgcggcaTCGTCTACGTCGGCGGTCTTCCTTTCCAGCGCGTCCGTCATCCTCTCGCGCTGCGCCCGcatggcgctcgcgtccgcctcgagtCGAGCCCTGTCGTACGCGgacacggacgcgtcgtcgtcgtcgatgatcgtcgatgacgcgaagacccgacgccgcgcgcgcggcgggtccgatcggccgccgcgcctcggcgccggggtcgcgcgcggaagCGCGGCTGGTGAGAGGAGACGCGCGCTGAcgctcatcctccgcggATGTCGCCACCCGTgctcggggcgtcgcgcgaactGATCCTATCCCGCCAGTGGCGTCGATCTCTCAGCTCTGATCACTCGTTTTCCAACGCTGTGAATCGGGCCGAgtctcgacgcgcgcggcactccgcgagacgcgagcgcccgGGCATCTCGGGCCGCGCCCGGGAGTCGTGAGACGCATCGGTGAGCGGTGACATGTGCGCCGAccaccccgccgtcgcggcggagctcgcgcgcctcgacgcggtcgcggacgcgcgagaggcggccgccgccgaggcgagggatgccggcgacgacgcggcggtgtacgtcgaggaggtggctgggcgcgcgaggtgggcggcggaccgcgcgcgcgcgctcgcgacggacgcgagcgcgcgtcccgtcccGGCGAAGCCCATCCCGCGCGTGCACTGCTCGCGGctgtcgctcgcgacgttcCGCCGCGAGTACGTCGCGCGCAAGGAGCCCGTGGTGATCTGCGGCCTCGGGCCCCACCTCACGGAGGATGGGGAGAggggcgacgggctcgggtgGCTCACGCGCCACGGCGCCAACAAGAAGGTGGCGGTGACCAGGGACAACGCGCACGTCAACTCCAccctcgcgtgcgcggacACCGAGATCCTCGACCTgggcgagcacctcgcccgcgtcctcccgcTGGACGCGCCCAACCTTCCCGAAGATGCGCAGGAGTTTGgctcccgcgacggcga from Micromonas commoda chromosome 11, complete sequence includes these protein-coding regions:
- a CDS encoding predicted protein — translated: MTVGVGRRKLSPVLLALCIAGLVRSATAALNTPTCPAVLDAYTGGASSATLNGGQQHTFSATGVIQVRLDLTFGSDVNTNQVFFLFGAPSQCGGLIGDVTTGGNLRLSVNCNYDSSDIGLTSGTGAVSPNTRYVIDYVYNQVTKLAEIYLDGVQIASGTKNWNEKLLDGYISVGDEAHASTVNAFQGTLHEVSMYDCDYGCGYDCGYEPSCAPAFTSTAGYQTQVGTGTTHNFDPAGSIYMRAVVTTSDAWGSGSAQTVAIWGSVASNGCGGWRGWIENNIIGMDVQCNGGTPGSDAGASVDLTSLGGLYLNTLYTLEFFYDMTRNKVKFWVNGVEVSPAGGISRNFYPTDGYLSIGYSGHGGSSPYFGGYTTSGTIHELSVYDCKPPPEPFTDRAALKTAVDSCIADSGDGTGATCCSTDLACQDRTNTVYRCGAAACTDMPDWDVSLVTDMSELFNSKAQFNADISAWNTSQVTDMVSMFINAAAFNQAIGSWDTSKVTDMQWMFYGATAFNQPIGSWDTSQVTSMQSMFQSAAAFNQPIGSWDTSKVTSMVGMFYGAAAFNQAIGSWDTSQVTSMVAMFRNAAAFNQPIGSWDTSKVTSMSHMFYGATAFNQPIGLWDTSKVTNMWNMFYGAAAFYQDITGWSSASLTDSTDMFLGATAWLDRLERVDGSTDGPISQWVHMPCLVDERAQSGWCVPCGGMFSLNAAGDDPAAGGDTVCDGDNQGLKDAVNACLSVVPSGEACCSTDPDCTDPSSARCRSAGCVDMPDWDTSLVTDMSKLFLDCSSGDSWCGGVAFNSSSFNEDIGGWNTSKVTSMMQMFRGAAAFNQPIGSWKTSQVTNMGAMFYDTAAFNQAIGSWDTSQVTNMGHMFLGAAAFNQAIGSWDTSQVTNMWHMFENAAAFNQDITGWSNASLTLFNDMFTGATAWLDRLERRDGSTAGPPSEWYVGPPDSAALKDAIAGCLSAVPSGEACCSTDSNCANWVNDLNDPPRCGVLGCVDMPDWDVSRVTDMSELFRSKAQFNADISAWNTSKVTDISYMFTDAAAFNQAIGSWDTSQVTNMVNMFNGAAAFNQPIGSWKTSQVTSMSGMFWGAAVFNQAIGSWDTSQVTSMWYMFNGAAAFNQAIGSWDTSKVTSMSGMFWGGAVFNQAIGSWDTSQVTSMWYMFYGAAAFNQPIGLWDTSKVTNMWNMFYGAAAFYQDISGWSNASLTTSTAMFAGATAWLDRLERVDGSTDGPISQWVHMPCLVDERAQSGWCVPCGGMFSLNAAGDDPAAGGDTVCDGDNQGLKDAVNACLSVVPSGEACCSTDPDCTDPSSARCGSAGCVDMPDWDVSLVTDMSELFRSKAQFNANISAWNTSQVTNMQTMFRGAAAFNQPIDSWKTSQVTNMVNMFNGAAAFNQPIGSWDTSKVTSMWEMFRGTATFNQPIGSWDTSQVTSMAHMFRETTAFNQPIGSWDTSKVTSMGSMFSAAAAFNQAIGSWDTSKVTNMVYTFFNAAAFYQDITGWSSAASSTGMFSGATAWLDRLERVDGSTDGPISQWVHKPCLIDERAQSGWCVPCGPNFINDKGDIPADGDTTCDEMTCCQAKMKRFGMIIKRKP
- a CDS encoding predicted protein, whose amino-acid sequence is MSVSARLLSPAALPRATPAPRRGGRSDPPRARRRVFASSTIIDDDDASVSAYDRARLEADASAMRAQRERMTDALERKTADVDDAARDDPHGEWKWAIRKRIWDRMEDTNVAQFPRPVHHRIPNFVNADKAAANLTALQCFKDAKCVKVNPDTPQKAVRRAVLEAGKTLMTPQPRLRTGFFSILSEELVPAIAADAEVLKKCCTSAGVASHGVPLSLDEMRDGRKCDLLVIGSCAVDVRSGARLGKGEGFAELEYAIMRMMGTIDESTLVVTTVHDTQLLDGGEIDTRRLLRHDVPVDLIVTPTRTIWIDKAAQPAKPEGIYWDILSPQKLAQVKVLRDLRAEVEAELGETLPTGPDETLPPLAVRAEKKKMREVSRGGGGGRGGRRGGGRGARRGRL